In one Nicotiana tomentosiformis chromosome 6, ASM39032v3, whole genome shotgun sequence genomic region, the following are encoded:
- the LOC104096521 gene encoding late embryogenesis abundant protein 6, whose product MHSVKEKVSNAAAAGKEHVDILKAKAEEKVEKAAARTKEEKTIAEERRKAKEAEAKMELHQAKARHAAEKLQAKQAHLGIGGHHHIGPTTVGGQGHHDPVGTTIPTTGTVAPAYPLGGYPPSHGHI is encoded by the exons atgCATTCTGTAAAGGAGAAAGTAAGCAACGCAGCTGCCGCTGGGAAAGAGCATGTTGATATACTCAAAGCCAAAGCTGAAGAAAAG GTTGAGAAAGCAGCAGCAAGGACAAAGGAAGAGAAAACGATAGCAGAAGAGAGAAGGAAAGCAAAAGAAGCAGAAGCTAAAATGGAGCTGCATCAAGCTAAAGCTCGCCATGCGGCGGAGAAGTTGCAAGCAAAGCAAGCTCATCTTGGAATTGGAGGGCACCACCATATTGGTCCAACTACGGTTGGAGGTCAAGGACACCATGATCCAGTGGGTACTACCATTCCAACTACTGGTACTGTTGCTCCTGCGTATCCTCTTGGAGGTTATCCTCCTTCTCATGGCCATATCTGA
- the LOC138894607 gene encoding uncharacterized protein yields MVPAMPEDEKRRLESWWEAYERCRLVGAAPLIWKQFSALFLEKFVPQSRREELRMQFEQLRQSDIYVMRYEMRFSKLARHAIWLVPKDRERIRRFIDGLTFQLRLLMTRERMSGATYDEVVDIAR; encoded by the exons atggttcctgctatgcctgaggatgagaagcgtagattggagag ttggtgggaggcttacgagaggtgtaggctggtcggtgcagcaccccttataTGGAAGCAGTTCTCCGCtctattcctagagaagtttgtcccacagtcccgcagagaggagctgcgcatgcagttcgagcagcttcgtcagagTGATATTTATGTGATGcggtatgagatgcgattctcgaagttggcccgtcatgctatctggttggttcccaaagacagggagaggatcagacggtttatagatggcctcacttttcagctgcgattgcttatgaccagagagagaatGTCTGGTGCTACAtatgatgaggttgtcgacattgcgcgttag